TTGATTCGAATACGACAGTAGGTCCGGTTAATAACCTGAAGCAGAAAAATGTCGTGCTTGGTTTGGTTGAAGATGCGCAAAAGCGCGGGGCTAAGGTTATCCCTCTCGGGCAAATTCTTGATCAGAAGCTGTTTGAACAAGGTTACTACCTACAACCTACGCTTGTCTTAGGTTGCGATGTTCATGATCCGATTGTAGTGGAGGAACAGTTTGGTCCTACGGTTCCGATTCTGCCATTTGACGATGAAGAGCAGGTTATTCATCTACACAATGAAAGCATATATGGATTGACGAGTTCTGTGTGGGGGAAAGAAGAGGATGCCATCTCCGTCGCACGTCAACTCGAAGCTGGAACGACCATGATCAATACAGCTGCTGTGCAGGGTCTCGACGTTCGGTTCCCTTTTGGTGGCTTCAAGCAATCTGGTATTGGCCGTGAATACGGCGCCGAAGGTATCCGCACTTATACAGAAAAGCATGTCATCAACGTTCCGAAGACACTGGATCTTCCTTATATACCAGAGTAAATCTTATAGTACACAACTTCGCATCGTACAGGGAATGTACATGTGAAATTGAATGTAGGCTACTTCAAAGTGTTAAAGAGTGAGATGAAATCTGGTGGCAATCAAAATAATAAAAAACAAAGAAGCCACTCCATTTTTCTGGAGTGGCTTTGTACTCAGCTATTATACGGTGAACAGCGGTTATTTTCTACCTAGTGTCTCCCAAATTCCATGGAGCCAGGAATCGAACTCAGCATCTTTGTCGCCCTCGTAAGTATCATAAATATCCAGACGTGTCTTTTGCAGTTTTTCCTTAAATTGCTCGAATGTGTGACCTTCAGGAAGGCTTTTTTTAATCCGTAGCAAAATTTTGTTAGTACCTTTAAACAGCTCACCTTTGTTTTTGGCAGGCATTTGTACATCTTCATCCAACTGCTTGAGCTTGTGATATGCGGCTTCGCGCACTTGAAACACTTGATCATTTTTCAAAACATGCTGAAGCAATTTAATGGTAGGGGCTGTATTCCAGTTCCCCAATTCGTTCACCGCATTCAGTCTTTCTCTCCAGCTTGACGTCCGGTTAGCCGCTCGTTTGAGCTCTTCAAAGTTCTCCGGTAGTTCGTTAACTGCTCCAATATCATGGTTGTTCGTCAAAATTCAATCTCCTTAATCATCGCCATCTCGGCAGAATGATGAATGTTATTTATGTGATCACTATTATAGCACGAACCAGACTAAACTACTCCTATGAAGCCGATTGGTTAGCCTTTTCCTTAATGAAGTCCACCATATACACCCAACCAATTAGTCCGCATAAAACAAAACCAAACGCATGCAAAGATCCATAAATGGGAATAAAATCGAGTATGGTTAAGGAGTACATATTTTTCAGTAACGGATAGAAGATGGAAATGACAATAACCGTGTAAAAGGCTAGACAAGAAAGGCCTAAGAAGAAGGCTGCCTTAATATCCAAAGCATTTTTTCTCAAGTAAGTAAGGAGATAAGCGGTGTAAACCACAATATTACAAGCGAACAAAGTGACACCGACGTATTCAATTGGCTTGGAGAAAATCATACCAATAGCAATCAATATGGGTCCGATGATATCGATGGCAACAACCCAGGGATACCAGCTTTTCTTAGTCATGATGCGTCCCAGTGCACCAATAAAAATCGGAACGATCGCAGATGAGAAATGAAAGTGGAGCGAGCTTAACGCGTGCGTTGCAGGATTAGCTTGAAAGAGGGTTTAATTGATATTGATATAAGGTAAACCAAATACCCCCGATAAAAAAATAAACGAGCCCCGCACCAATCGCTATTTCAGCTGCTTTTCCTTTAGAGATTACAATAGTGGTCAAGCCATAGATGCCAAGCAGCAGTGTGAACAGTAGCCATCCAAGAGACAGAATTCCTGGGATTTCCGTGCTTTCTAACCCCCACATCTTACTACTCATTACCGACGCCAGGGTAAGAAGCGCAGCGGGAAATTGAAGCCATTTCATAGCTGCATAAATCATTCGTTGATGTTTATTCTTTTCGTCATGGTTCAAAAGTAAAATCACAAGAGGTACAATGACAAAAGCCGCAAAAAGTAGAAATTTTTCAACAAGTTCGAATTGGAAGTAATCAAGGGAAAATATAAGAATGGTTATAATTCCACCAGGAAACACTGTTAAAAATAATGATTTCATTCGTTGCTTCAAGGAACTTTTCATGGGGTTTCCTTTCTAACTACGTTTATCGTAAGAACTGCCTGTATCCAGTTGTGCAGCATTCTTTAGTATAGATCGGCAATTCTTCTTTTAGTAGTCTAACACATTTATTTGTCAATATATGAAAATAAACTTATCTTACTGCGGTTGATGGAGTCATGGGAAATAGCCCTTCCGCTCTACAAAGACTTTCGCCATAAAGGAGCTGTGGTATCAAATGTATAAGGATAAAAGTATAGAAATGAAATACTCTTCAAAAGCAGGGGACATTCTACAACAGATCAATAGTAAAACTAAGCTAGGCGAATTACGAAAAATCGCAAAGGATATTAAAAAAGATCACGAACTAGCTATGGAACTTTGGTCGACCGAAGCGTTTTTGCCCAGACTATTAGCTATTTTAATTATGGATAAAAAACTTCTCTCACAAGAAGTGCTTAATAAGTTTGATAAGGATATGCAGACTCACACTTTTGATGAGCGAAATAACTTAATGGATTGGTTAATGGCTAATCAGCTCACCAAAGACAAGAAGACCATTGCATTGATGGGGTCATGGGAAAACAGCCCTTCTGCTCTTCAAAGGCGAGCTTTTTGGTATTATCAAGTGCGATTGAGATGGACTGGACAAACGCCTCCTGATAACACCGAAGACTTACTATCTGCAATTGAAGCTAATATTACGCAGGAAGAGCCGGAAGTTCAGTGGGCTATGAATTTCATTGCAGGCTGGATAGGCATTTATGATCAAAAGTATCGTGCACGTTGTATTAAACTTGGTGAGAATACAGGGCTTTATAAAGATGAAATGGTATCAAAGGGCTGTACTCCTAATTATTTGCCAGAGTTCATTGCAATTGAAGTTAACAAACGAAATAAGAATTAGTTGCCTCTGAAATATTCATTAGTATCTGATGTGAAAATAAGAATTCGAAGCCTCAATATAGAAAAAGGATCTGGAAGTAAGCTTCCAGATCCTTTTTGCTTGGAGGGCAATTTCAAAAGTTTTATGACACTACTAATCAATATAATTGGTGTGAAACCAAGTTTTTAACTCTTCACTCATGATCTCAAATTCCATCTCAGTAGCCTTCGGATGCAACTCGATTCCTCCAGAAGGTCCGAAAATAACAATGTCTAGGCTTGTTTCGTCTGTAAATGTAATTTTTCCAGCATTGTTCGATCCAGACACATCACCTGCATCAAAAGGTCTAAGTTCTGCATCTTGTATCATTTGGATAACCGTATTTTTTTCTTCTTCGCTTAATATGGTGGGATTAATCATGCCGATACTGATTTCTTTTACTTGCCCTGCATCAAGTTTCTCTTTAAATTGTTCTGCCCATTTGCTGTCCGCTCCGCTTCCTGTGGAGCAACTTGAAACGATCAGTATAAAACCGACAATCACCAAGACAATGCCTGAGATCCGTCCAGAATTTAATGCTAAGTCACTCGGCTCCGCATCTTTAAACTTCCATCCCAGTCGAACATACCAAGCAAAGTAAGGCCAAATCGCCATAATTATTCCTATGATTAAGACTACAACACCTATAATTCCTGTCAAACAATCACATCCTGTATATGTTAATTATTCTATTTACTACGATAAATACTTGTTAAAGTTTCTTGTATGTAGATATCCATCGCTACACATCAGCAATCTATCAACTTCCTTGGGAAACAAAAAAAGAGCCGCGCATCACGCGGCTCTCCAACTGATTTTAGCGCCCACCCGTATTGGAAGCCCAGACAGGAATCCAACTGTTCGGATAATAGTCATTGGTCAGGGTTGTGTTATAGAGGACTAAATTCCCATCACTTTGCATGACCAGTGTGTCACCTGTTGTGTTAGCCGGTAAGCTGCTCCCGTGATGACCTGGAATCCATGAGGTGGTATTGGGAGACCAAGCAGCTACCTGTACAGAAGTATCAATCATCAAAACTTTATCCCATCCCCAACCGGTGTAATATTCGAATTTACCTGTAGCCGGGTTGAAGCCATAACGATAACCATATTGGTAAACATCTTGATATTTCGTGCCATATTTATAGATGACAGGTTTCCCGTACTGTGATTCAAAATTGAACGAAAGAGCCCCACTGTTACTAGTTCCGCTACTCCAGAGAGAAGAACCATTTTGATAGATAACAAAGTTCCCGTCATTTTGCCAGATGGCTGAGAACCTGCCATCTTGGGAGGTGAGATAGTCACCCTTTGCCATGCTTTGGCCGATCGTGAGTTTATCTCCAAGATAGCTAGCAGAAGCCGTTGCTGGTACGGCAAATGCAAGAATTAACAAGCAAGCCATAAGAATGCGAAAAGATCTGGGAAAAAGTCGTTTGTTCATTGGACACGCTCCTATTTTTCTTATAATGGTTAAAGTTAAATGCATAGAACAACAAATCCTTACAGCTATTGCATGTTTCTGCGTTGCATTCAGTCAGGAGCGGTGATGTAGATGTAACATGTCCCCATCTGGTGTAAAACGGGAACTACGATCTAAAATGCTCCCAACGGTCACCTCCTTTAATAGAAAGTGTGAAAATCTTTGATACATATTATGTAATGGGATGTGTGTTTTTTAGGAGATGGAAGCTAAGTGTTCTTTAGTAGAGGAGTTGCATCATCAGGTGAAAATAAATACTTTATTTTCCATTATAGCAACAAAAAATATAAAAGCCATATTTTTCTATATGGAATTTTGAATCTATCCCTCACGCCCATTGCGTTATAACTTTTCGTTTCCTGAGCTAGAAAAAAACCTGGTATTCGCTTGAATAAATTGAAGCTAAACACTAATTTTGGTGCAGGTCGAGACATAGGTAGTCATCTCCTCTATCAGTCTCTCAACTTTTTACATCAATTTTATATATTTAATGATTTTTATGAATTGAACTATGGTAAAATATCTCAGGATCTAAAATTGGAGAGGGGTTTTTTCATTCATGTTTTGGAAAAAAGTTTTGGGTAAAAGCACACTGCGTGTAGCTACCGCTGCACTATTACTCACGCAACTATTGGGCGCAGCAGGTTCTGTCTCTGCCGCAGGTAACGATGTAGAAGTACACTTGATTGGAATCAATGATTTCCACGGTCAGTTAGATACCACATCAATCGTGGGTGATAAGAAGGCAGGAACGGCTCCAATTCTAGCAACCTATCTCAAAGAAGCTCAAGCCAAATATGAACACTCCCTACTCTTCCATAATGGAGACTCTGTTGGTGCATCTGCTCCAGCCTCATCCTTGGATCGTGACGAGCCTACCATGGAATGGATGAATATGATGGGCTTTGATGTAGGTTCCTTAGGGAATCATGAATTCGACCAAGGTGTCGCTGCTTTAAAGGCACAGATCTTTGGTGGCCTTGATCCAAAAGAAGGTAAGGTAACGCATGCCGGTGCAAAATTTGATTACGTCAATGCAAACGTGATTGAAACTGCCACAGGAAAAACATTGATTAAGCCGTATGTGATTAAAGAAGTGGGCGGAGTCAAAATTGGATTTATCGGACTAGTCACGAAATCCACACCTGCCAAAGTATCTCCATCTGGGACAGCTGGCGTACGTTTCTTAAGCCCAGAAGAAGAAGTGGAAGCCGTTAATAAATATTCCAAAGAGTTGCAAGACCAAGGTGTAGAAACGATCATTGTTTTGGCCCATGATCCAGCAACAACCAAAGAAGGCGTAACCACTGGAGAAGCAGCTGATCTGGCAAAAGCTTTACCGGCGGACTCCCCTGTTGACGTTATCGTTGCAGGTGACAATCATGCATTGGCTAACGGTGTAGTGAATGGAAAGTTGATCGTTCAAGCTTATTCCTATGGTACGGCGTTTGAAGATATCAAGCTGATGATTGACCCTGCTACCGGGGATGTAACTGAAAAATCAGCGACTGTTACAACGACTTTCCAAGAGGGTGTAAAAGAAGACCCTGAATCTTTAGCTATTATTAAAAAATCATTGGACAAGCATCCTGAGCTGACGAAGCCAGTAGGTACAACGGATGGTTCTGTTACCCGTACAGATGCTTATAATAACGAAGCCCCTCTAGGCAACCTCATTGCAGATTCAATGCGTGAAGCAGACTTTGGGGATAAGGCAAGTGCTGCTGACTTTGCATTTATGAATCCAGGCGGTATTCGTGCGGATCTGCCACAAGGCGATGTGACCTTTGCTGATCTTGCCAAAATCCAACCGTTTGGTAATACTCTAGTAAAACTTGAGCTGACTGGCGAACAGGTTAAAACCTTGTTGCAGCAGCAATGGGGTACCAATGCTGACGGTACACCTAATACCAAAACACTCCAAATCTCTGGTTTGAAATACACTGCAGATTTCAATAAGCCAGTCGCAGAACGTGTTACTGGTCTTAGTCTGGAAGATGGAACAACGATTGATCCTGCAAAAACATATACGGCTGTAGTTAACAACTTTATGGCTGCAGGTGGAGATAACTATAAAGTGCTGCTGGATGCTAAGTCATCCCTGGCAGGTCCTATCGATCTGGATGTATTCTACCAATACATCGTAGACACGTATAAAGGCGGTAGCATCGAAGCTAAAAATGAAGGACGTATCACAAACCTGGCTGCATCTACCGAGCCAACAGAAACACCTGTAACAACAGAAGTCATTTCTCGTGCTGAATTTGTAAGTGCTCTGGTCGACATGTTGAAACTTAACGAAGTAGCTACAGCACCTGCATTCAAAGATGTTGCGGCTAATGCTGCATATGCAGATGCGATTGCTGAAGCTACGCATGCTGGATTCATTCAAGGTTATGGTGGAAACTTCTATCCTGATCGGGATATCACGCGTGAAGAAGCAGCTACCATTCTTGCTAAATTGGTAAAAGATCAAGCGACTGATAAAGACGCTGCTACAATTATTGCTAGTTTCGAAGATGGTAAATCCGTGTCTGCCTATGCAATTAAACCTATGGCAAAACTGATTGACAAAGGTATTTTTGCTGGAACAGATAAAAAATCACTTCAACCTAAACAAGGTCTGACTACTAACGATGCAAAAGCATTAATTGAAAAAGCTGTTGCAGCAAAAGCTTCATAATGTAGAAACTTATTCAAACTTTATATTAAAACAGAGAAACACATCCTATCGGGCGAATGAGCATTCCTCTACGGATAAACCCTCTCATCAAGTAATTCTTTAATTGGTGAAAAGGGTTTATCCAAGAGAATGCCATATCCCAATTTAGGATGTTTTTTTATGCTTAAAATCCACGATTCTATGGAGAAGTCCATGTCTGAATTGGCTCTATGCTCTGGTTACCGCTTAGTGTTCAGAATTTGGTAAGGGCTCTAAAGTAAAATGGTAAGGCAAGCCATATGAACTTGATGAATTTTATCAGTTTCTGTTGTAAGGGTGGAATGGCCAAAGGAAAGGAAAAAAGTTTCTGGTCGCTGCAAAAATTTTAGAAGTGGAGGAGATTTTCGTTTGAAACAAAAACGCAATATAGGTAAACCGTTATTGTCTTTATTTCTGGCAATGTTGCTCGTCTTGCAGACAGTGATATACTCCACCGCCGCATATGCGGAGAGTGTGCCAACCGATTCCGGAATGGAAGCGGTCATTGAATCTGACTCACCGAGTGCCGACGAACCACTTTCGGTACCTGAGGCAATGTACGAAGCACCGAGCAATTTCGTAGCGATAGCGGCAGTCCCAACGGACAAAACAGCGGTATTTATGGAATCTAATTCAACCTTCCCGCTGGAAGTGACACAGGGGAATGCTGTTATTAATCCGAACGGTATTATTCAGGGTAGACAGCCCTTTACGCTCAAATCGGAAGGTCTCAAGGTACCAGTGAATGGTGATGACCCAAATCCAACTAATGCAGATCCTGAGAAATACATCCAAAAGGGTGACTGGATCGAGCTGAAAAGAGAAGATTACTTCAAGGAAGTGATGCTGCCAACAGCTACTAAAACCTTGAATGCACAGACGGAATCAGGTGCAAAACAGCTGGGTACCGCGTATTTCACTCCAAATAGCATCAAGATTGTATTTAATGGTGATGATTATTTTTTCAATGGTGTTGGACGAGGTATTGCTTTCAGCTTTGAATCTACTGCCAATGCAGATATAACGGGACTAGCGTATGGCGATAAAAAGCCGATCAACATCTTTGGTGGTGCATATCAGCTAGAGAACCCAGATGTTACAGCAGAGTATAACATTACTTTAAGCTCGCCTGGAATGATCAGATGGGATCAGTATAGCTATCGCGGAATTCAACCAGCACAATTTGTTGAGGGAGCTGTTACCTGGCAGTCAACCGTATCTGCGTTTGATCAGTTTGATAAAACAATCAAATTGCCACTAGACGGAAAGACCTTTTATACGAATCCCTCAACGTACAATACCAGCCCTGGAAATGTCCGCGGCACCTATATGGAGGAATCATTTAAAGTAAATGACCAAAATGTAACTCCAGTCGTTGGTCCAGATGGATCGCTGACTTACACTTTTCCACAGGGAACAGGTCTAGATCCAAAGGTTGAATATAAAACATGGATTTCTAAGGAAGCTTATTATTACGAGTATCGGAATCCGCCAGCCAATCTTGGTCGCGGCCACCGGGATATGAATGGCAAGGTGGAACTGAGAAAAGACAATGATACGTTGGTGCAGTCAGGTTTGGAGATTTCCTTTGCTCCCGACTGGATTCAAGCCAGCGCTTCGTATGACCATGCGAATGAAACCATTACATGGAAGATCGCGGTTAACCAATATAACAAAAAAGGGTTAAAGGACTTTACCATCACAAATGTATTACCGGCTGGGCTGGAATTTGAATCAGCTGCATGGCAGACATGGGTAGATGGCGCTGTATCTGAAGAAACGCCAATTACACCAGATTCGAACGGCGTTTATTCCTTCGGGGATATTAATGGAAAAGTCGAATTGTTGATTAAAAGCAAGGCGATAAGTGGTTCCAGCTTCCAAATTGATCCTCGTGCCAACTGGAATTTGGATACACCAGGTGGTATACAGAACAACGATGTAATGACGGGTAAAAGACCTATTGCCGTGACGGATGAGGCAATCGTCAGCATTGGCGCACACACGTTTACAAAAACAGGCGCAGTATCACCCGAGGATTATAACCTGGGCAGTATCACGTGGACCGTTAATCTAGCACCACAGTATGCCTTACCTAACGCGGCAATATACGATGTCCTTGTGCATGGCGGTGACTTGAACGTCTTGGACAACGCTGTAGATGAAACCAGCGAGGTGAGTGCGGAGACAATTGCGAAAATTAAAGCAAATATCACTTCTGCGCAGCTTTGGAAGCAGTACAAAGCGGGAACTCTGAAGTCGAATGCAACCGGTTTGACGATGAAAGCTATTCCATTAACCGTGGACGGTAAAGTGGTGGCGGATTTGATCAAGGTGACCGGATACACCGAAGAAGCTGCATCCTTCAGCTTCCGTGCACTTGAGACCAACCCAAACATTCTCTTCAGACAGGATATTAACGCAGGGAAAATAAGCTCGAATCGGGCTTTGCTCATTGATGGCGAAAGCGTAAAAGAAGCAAATAGCAGTGCCAACCTACACCTGCGTATGTTGAACAAGGATATGCTCTTTGCTTCGAGGCCATTAAAAGTAGATGGTACTTTTGAAAATGTGACGCCGAATAACGTTAGCAGTTACATTAGAAATGATAACAATGAAGCATGGACAATTTCTGGCTATGACAGGACAACCAAAACGGTCACATTCCGTTTAGGGGTTAATATGCCTGGATATAACACAGAAGAAATGGCTAAGGATGGCGGTAATCGAGTCATTAGTAATATTAAGTTAGTGGATACACTTCCTGAAGGCTGGGAATTCGTTCCTTTCTCTGAAACTAAGGATTTTGAGCTTTGGAAAGGAATTTCGGACAATGGTTCAGGCAATGAATATGGTGTTAGAAACGATGCTAGAACTCTAATTGAACCAGGTACTAGTTCTCATGTAGTCCATTTTTCACACATTGGAAACGAGGGTACTTTCACCTTCTCCAAGCTGGAGAGTCCTTATATCATTCTGGTGAAGGCAAGACCTTCCAATGATGCTCTGCAGAAGTATTTAGAGGAATACACCATCAACGGCACAGACAAACAGGTGCTGTATAACAAAGCCGACCTTCATATGTCATGGGGTGGAGTGGAGAAGGTTGTCACCGAACAGCGCAAAGTTATTGTGCCTATTCAGACCCTTGGAAAGTCGGTAACTAAGCCAGTTCCAGGAGTGCTGGAATGGACAGTGAATTATACCCCGCCATTTAACATGAAGCAGGGTGTTTATTTGCAGGATACCCTGGGTGCAGGCATGAATTTGCGTTATGAAGAAAACGGAAAGCTTGTGCTGACATCACCTAGTATGGCAGTCTATCCTGCTAAATTGACCGCAAGCGGCACTCTTGAACGAGAGGGCGCAGCACTGGACCTCAGCGACCCGAATGCTGAAGTTCAAGTAGAAGCTGCACCAGGCGCGGGTGGCACTACGGTTCTAACATTTAAAATGGACGACCCTAATCAGCTTTACCAGTTTGTATACCAAACAGAAGTTGATCCATCTAAAGCGAAAGCTGGAGACACAATGGGCAACGAGGTAAAACTGGAGGGCGATGACAATCTGAAATCTGTAAGTGCCAGAAGCGAAAGCACACTGGACAGTTCGGACGTGGCTGGCAGTTCAAGTTCCAATGCTCTGTTGCCCCTGAAAAAGGTAGATCCCAATGGTAATCCGCTAAAAGACGTAGAGTTTACACTCTATAAGAAAGACGGCGGAACTATAATCACCAAAGGAAAAACCGATAGCGGAGGGAAACTTAATCTGCTATTCCCTGATCCAGGGTATTATGAGCTGAAAGAAACTTATATTGACACCAATACTTGGCTGCCAACTACAAGAGTATACCAAGTATATGTAGGGAATACGCCAGGGAAGCCCATCTGGGTAGACGGGGTGAAATTAACCCCTGATAATCCGCTGATCGTGCCTACACCGGCACAAGGCAAACTGACCATTACCAATAAGGTGGAAGGCAACGGCAGTGATCCGGACAAAGAGTTCGAGTACACCGTGACCATCACCGGCGAAGGTAAGGACAGAGAGTATACCTATAAGAAGTCGGATGATACGTTTGGCACGATCAAGAGCGGAGGCAAGATTGCCCTTAAGCACGGGGAATCTGTGACGTTCCCAGCATTGCCTGCGGATCTGGTCTATACCGTAACCGAGGCTGATTATACATCCGTTGACGGTTATACGACGATACCAGGTACGAGAGAGCTGTCTGGCTCAATCGTGAATAAAGGTGATCACAAGGCGGACTTCATCAATGAACGGACCGTTAACAAGCTGACCATCAGCAATACGGTCATGGGCAACGGCGGTGATAAAACGAAGGAGTTCGAGTACACCGTAAACTTTGAGGATACAGGCAAAGAGGAAAGTTACTCTTACTTGAAGACGGACGGTAGCACAGGTTCGATCAAGTCCGGCGGTACCTTCCGCCTCAAGGATGGAGAGACACTGGATATTTTGGGCCTGCCTAAGAATCTGAAATACACAGTTACCCAACAAGATTACACAACCGATGAATACATGACTACTCCTGAGGAACGGTACTATACCGGAGTCATGAAAGGCATTGATGAAGATGCCCCATTCACGAACGTGCGAGTTTTGAAGGGCGGCCTATTAATCAGCAACACAGTTAAAGGCAAAGATGAAGACAAGAAGAAGCTGTTTAAGTACACGGTTGCCTTCACAGGCGAGGGATCAGACGAATCCTACGTCTATGAGAAGTCAGACGGCAGCAAGGGCATGATCAAGAGCGGTGAGAGCTTTGAGCTTACAGATGGCCAGACGCTCATTGTCCAAGGGCTTCCAACCAATCTTCAGTACAAAGTGACCCAAGATGATTATACGCAAGATGGCTATGTGACTGATCCAGAAAGTCTCATTCACATTGGCACTATTCCAGAGAAAAAATGGTCTGAAGCACATTTTGCCAATACCCGACCGTATCTGGAAGGCGTGTTGCGTAACAACAACACAGGAGAAGTCATTCCGAATGCACCGATTACCATAACCGATCTGAAGACAGGCGAAGAGATTCAGACCCAGACGAATGAGAAGGGTGAATATTCAATTCCAGCCGTAGCGGATACCGACTATACGATCAGATATACGAAGATGTATCGGGTAGGCGGCAAGGATGTACCTGTTGAGTTTACGCAGAAAGCAAATGTGAACAGCAGTGTAACGGACGAGACTGTTCCAGCTGACATTACGGCCGTGGGGATCATTCTGTTCAAACAACTGGATGGAACAACAGTGCTATTCAATGATTTGTTGACTAGCCAGATGCATATCTATTTGAAAGACAAGGATGGCATTTATGTTAAGGAAAACGGCCAACCTAAAGCATTTCCTATGGCTTCGAATGGAACTTTCTCTGTGGAAGGGCTAAGCGAGCAGAAGTACACAATGGAAGTTCGCTATCAAGCTGAGACCGGCGAGGAATTGCTCCTCAAAGTGGCGCAACTTGACGTTAAAGCTAACGGAGAGCTGAATATTTCAGAGGAGTTAGTCGACCCTTACGGTACGGTCTATGATGAAACGACAGGAGATGCCGTCAATGGCAAGAAAATTGATGGAGCCAAAGTTACACTGTATTATGCGGATACGCAGCGGAATAGAGATAACGGCCGCATTCCGGGTACGAAAGTAACGCTTCCAAAGGTTCCAAATTTCCCACCGTACGACAATGAGAGCCCGGAGCAGAATAGTGATGCAGATGGCTTCTATGCGTACATGGTGTTTCCTGAAGCGGATTACTATCTGATCGTAACGAAGGACGGATACGAAACGCACACAAGTGGTACCATTTCAGTCGATTTTGACATTGTCAGGTACGATGTGCCAATGAAGCCGATTAGTTCTGGTGGCGGCACCGGTGGCAATGGTAACAACGGAGGCGGCACCGTAACGCCTGGTCCAGGGACCGTAACGCCAGATCCGGGCACCGTAACGCCAGATCCGGGCACGGTAACGCCAGATCCGGGCACCGTAACGCCAGATCCGGGCACGGTAACGCCAGATCCAGGCACCGTAACGCCTGAACCAGACACGGTAACGCCAGATCCGGGCACGGTAACGCCAGATCCGGGCACGGTAACGCCAGATCCGGGCACCGTAACGCCTGAACCAGGCATCGTAACGCCTGAACCAAGCAATGGTAACGATCAGCTTAAGAACGATAGCAACGAGTTGGACGATGCTCCGAAAACTGGAGATAACAGCGTATCGCCATTCTTGTATATGATTTTGGCGCTGATGTCCTTAATGACGATTGGGTTCTGTCTGCTCGGGTACAAGAAGAAAAAGCACATCCAGTAATGGAAGGGAAGGCGGTAAGAAAAATGAGCAAAACTAAAAAAATTCTTATCGCTG
The nucleotide sequence above comes from Paenibacillus sp. W2I17. Encoded proteins:
- a CDS encoding carboxypeptidase regulatory-like domain-containing protein, giving the protein MKQKRNIGKPLLSLFLAMLLVLQTVIYSTAAYAESVPTDSGMEAVIESDSPSADEPLSVPEAMYEAPSNFVAIAAVPTDKTAVFMESNSTFPLEVTQGNAVINPNGIIQGRQPFTLKSEGLKVPVNGDDPNPTNADPEKYIQKGDWIELKREDYFKEVMLPTATKTLNAQTESGAKQLGTAYFTPNSIKIVFNGDDYFFNGVGRGIAFSFESTANADITGLAYGDKKPINIFGGAYQLENPDVTAEYNITLSSPGMIRWDQYSYRGIQPAQFVEGAVTWQSTVSAFDQFDKTIKLPLDGKTFYTNPSTYNTSPGNVRGTYMEESFKVNDQNVTPVVGPDGSLTYTFPQGTGLDPKVEYKTWISKEAYYYEYRNPPANLGRGHRDMNGKVELRKDNDTLVQSGLEISFAPDWIQASASYDHANETITWKIAVNQYNKKGLKDFTITNVLPAGLEFESAAWQTWVDGAVSEETPITPDSNGVYSFGDINGKVELLIKSKAISGSSFQIDPRANWNLDTPGGIQNNDVMTGKRPIAVTDEAIVSIGAHTFTKTGAVSPEDYNLGSITWTVNLAPQYALPNAAIYDVLVHGGDLNVLDNAVDETSEVSAETIAKIKANITSAQLWKQYKAGTLKSNATGLTMKAIPLTVDGKVVADLIKVTGYTEEAASFSFRALETNPNILFRQDINAGKISSNRALLIDGESVKEANSSANLHLRMLNKDMLFASRPLKVDGTFENVTPNNVSSYIRNDNNEAWTISGYDRTTKTVTFRLGVNMPGYNTEEMAKDGGNRVISNIKLVDTLPEGWEFVPFSETKDFELWKGISDNGSGNEYGVRNDARTLIEPGTSSHVVHFSHIGNEGTFTFSKLESPYIILVKARPSNDALQKYLEEYTINGTDKQVLYNKADLHMSWGGVEKVVTEQRKVIVPIQTLGKSVTKPVPGVLEWTVNYTPPFNMKQGVYLQDTLGAGMNLRYEENGKLVLTSPSMAVYPAKLTASGTLEREGAALDLSDPNAEVQVEAAPGAGGTTVLTFKMDDPNQLYQFVYQTEVDPSKAKAGDTMGNEVKLEGDDNLKSVSARSESTLDSSDVAGSSSSNALLPLKKVDPNGNPLKDVEFTLYKKDGGTIITKGKTDSGGKLNLLFPDPGYYELKETYIDTNTWLPTTRVYQVYVGNTPGKPIWVDGVKLTPDNPLIVPTPAQGKLTITNKVEGNGSDPDKEFEYTVTITGEGKDREYTYKKSDDTFGTIKSGGKIALKHGESVTFPALPADLVYTVTEADYTSVDGYTTIPGTRELSGSIVNKGDHKADFINERTVNKLTISNTVMGNGGDKTKEFEYTVNFEDTGKEESYSYLKTDGSTGSIKSGGTFRLKDGETLDILGLPKNLKYTVTQQDYTTDEYMTTPEERYYTGVMKGIDEDAPFTNVRVLKGGLLISNTVKGKDEDKKKLFKYTVAFTGEGSDESYVYEKSDGSKGMIKSGESFELTDGQTLIVQGLPTNLQYKVTQDDYTQDGYVTDPESLIHIGTIPEKKWSEAHFANTRPYLEGVLRNNNTGEVIPNAPITITDLKTGEEIQTQTNEKGEYSIPAVADTDYTIRYTKMYRVGGKDVPVEFTQKANVNSSVTDETVPADITAVGIILFKQLDGTTVLFNDLLTSQMHIYLKDKDGIYVKENGQPKAFPMASNGTFSVEGLSEQKYTMEVRYQAETGEELLLKVAQLDVKANGELNISEELVDPYGTVYDETTGDAVNGKKIDGAKVTLYYADTQRNRDNGRIPGTKVTLPKVPNFPPYDNESPEQNSDADGFYAYMVFPEADYYLIVTKDGYETHTSGTISVDFDIVRYDVPMKPISSGGGTGGNGNNGGGTVTPGPGTVTPDPGTVTPDPGTVTPDPGTVTPDPGTVTPDPGTVTPEPDTVTPDPGTVTPDPGTVTPDPGTVTPEPGIVTPEPSNGNDQLKNDSNELDDAPKTGDNSVSPFLYMILALMSLMTIGFCLLGYKKKKHIQ